A portion of the Musa acuminata AAA Group cultivar baxijiao chromosome BXJ1-1, Cavendish_Baxijiao_AAA, whole genome shotgun sequence genome contains these proteins:
- the LOC135679057 gene encoding oligopeptide transporter 1-like: protein MGSVAEVHQGSGDESLAENTVLAEENYDSPIEEVRLTVPVTDDPSQPCLTFRTWSLGLTSCVLLSFVNQFLGYRENQISLSSVCVQILALPAGRAMAATLPTTPIKIPLSNWSFSLNPGPFNLKEHVLITIFANAGAGGVYAVGIVTIMRAFYHRGINIIAALLLSETTQLLGFGWAGLFRKYLVDSPYMWWPGNLVQVSLFRALHEEEKRSKGGVSRFQFFLIVIACSFAYYVVPNVLFPSITAISVICLIWKKSVTAHQIGSGMRGLGVGSFGLDWSTISGFLGSPLASPAFATFNVLAGFIALAYIIVPIAYWSNAYDSKNFPLFTSSLYDVLGKKYDLDRVLDQKTFSLNIHEYEKYSDIRLSIMFAISYGLGFATLTATLSHVFLFNGAYILKLWRQTATKAQDNYLDIHGRLMKANYEAVPQWWFHIILVVVTALAILTCEGFGKQLQLPYWGIFLAIAMAFVFTLPIGVILATANQAPGLNIITEMVIGYMMPGKPLANVVFKTYGYISMTQALTFLSDFKLGLYMKIPPKSMFFAQLVGTIVASAVYFGTAWWLLGTITSICDTSKLPEGSPWTCPSDAVFFSASIIWGVVGPLRMFGPKSIYLSLNYYFLAGALAPFFVWLLSLLFPHKKWIKLINFPVLLGATAMMPPAHAVNYTSWFVVGIIFNYYVYNKYKSWWGRYTYVLSAGLDAGTAFMAVLAFLSLNNYDVYSVAWWGGDNDDHCPLSRCPTAGSYVPEGCPSFQ from the exons ATGGGATCCGTCGCCGAAGTGCACCAAGGTTCCGGCGACGAGTCCCTCGCTGAAAACACCG TGTTGGCAGAAGAAAACTATGACAGTCCCATCGAGGAAGTGAGGCTCACAGTTCCGGTCACGGACGATCCGAGCCAGCCATGCTTGACCTTTCGAACATGGTCCCTGGGGCTCACCTCGTGCGTACTGCTATCCTTCGTCAACCAGTTCTTGGGCTACCGGGAGAACCAGATCAGTCTTTCTTCGGTGTGCGTCCAGATTCTAGCGCTCCCCGCCGGCAGGGCGATGGCCGCCACCCTGCCCACTACACCGATCAAGATCCCGCTCAGCAACTGGTCTTTCTCCTTGAACCCTGGGCCGTTCAACCTCAAGGAGCACGTGCTGATCACCATTTTTGCTAACGCCGGTGCTGGCGGTGTCTACGCAGTGGGCATTGTCACCATCATGAGGGCCTTTTACCATCGCGGCATCAACATCATCGCAGCGTTGCTGCTATCGGAAACAACCCAG TTGCTTGGATTTGGATGGGCTGGATTGTTTAGGAAGTACCTGGTGGATTCACCTTATATGTGGTGGCCAGGAAACCTCGTCCAAGTCTCCCTCTTCAG AGCACTACATGAGGAAGAGAAGAGGTCCAAGGGTGGTGTGTCAAGATTCCAGTTCTTCTTGATAGTTATCGCATGCAGCTTCGCCTACTATGTTGTTCCCAACGTGTTGTTCCCATCTATCACTGCGATCTCCGTGATCTGCCTGATCTGGAAGAAGTCCGTCACTGCGCATCAGATCGGTTCCGGGATGAGGGGGCTTGGCGTCGGGTCTTTCGGCCTCGACTGGTCCACCATCTCCGGCTTCCTCGGCAGTCCCCTGGCTTCGCCAGCGTTTGCGACGTTCAACGTATTGGCTGGTTTCATCGCCCTGGCCTACATCATTGTCCCCATCGCCTACTGGTCCAATGCGTACGACTCTAAGAACTTCCCTTTGTTCACGTCGTCCCTGTACGACGTCCTCGGAAAAAAATACGACCTCGACCGTGTTCTCGATCAGAAGACGTTCTCCTTGAACATCCATGAATACGAGAAGTACAGCGACATCCGTCTCAGCATCATGTTCGCCATCTCTTACGGGCTCGGTTTTGCCACCTTGACTGCCACACTCTCCCATGTCTTCCTCTTCAATGGCGC GTACATCCTGAAACTATGGCGCCAAACGGCAACCAAGGCTCAGGATAATTACCTAGACATTCATGGGAGACTAATGAAGGCAAACTACGAGGCCGTCCCTCAATGGTGGTTCCATATTATTCTTGTCGTCGTCACGGCACTGGCCATCCTCACCTGCGAAGGATTCGGCAAGCAGCTGCAGCTTCCTTACTGGGGCATCTTCCTTGCGATCGCCATGGCTTTCGTTTTCACATTGCCCATCGGTGTCATTCTTGCCACCGCCAATCAG GCACCCGGACTAAATATTATCACGGAGATGGTGATAGGTTACATGATGCCTGGGAAGCCTCTGGCGAACGTGGTGTTCAAGACttatggatacattagcatgaccCAAGCTCTTACGTTCCTATCCGACTTCAAGTTGGGTCTGTACATGAAGATTCCTCCAAAGTCCATGTTTTTTGCCCAG TTGGTGGGAACCATAGTCGCCTCTGCAGTTTACTTCGGGACGGCATGGTGGCTTCTCGGCACCATCACGTCCATCTGCGACACCAGCAAATTACCGGAGGGCAGCCCGTGGACGTGCCCCAGTGACGCCGTCTTCTTCAGCGCCTCCATCATCTGGGGAGTCGTCGGCCCGTTGCGCATGTTCGGCCCCAAGAGCATCTACCTGTCCCTCAACTACTACTTCCTCGCCGGGGCGCTGGCGCCGTTCTTCGTCTGGCTGCTCTCGCTTCTCTTCCCCCACAAGAAGTGGATCAAGCTCATCAACTTCCCGGTGCTCCTCGGAGCGACGGCCATGATGCCGCCCGCCCACGCGGTGAACTACACCTCCTGGTTCGTCGTCGGCATCATCTTCAACTATTACGTGTACAACAAGTACAAGAGCTGGTGGGGAAGGTACACCTACGTGCTATCGGCCGGTTTGGATGCCGGGACGGCCTTCATGGCCGTGCTCGCTTTCCTCAGCCTCAACAACTACGACGTTTATTCCGTGGCATGGTGGGGAGGAGATAACGATGACCATTGCCCCCTCTCTCGATGCCCTACCGCGGGATCCTACGTGCCCGAAGGCTGCCCTTCCTTCCAATAA
- the LOC135680506 gene encoding oligopeptide transporter 5-like produces MAEENYDSPIEQVRLTVPATDDPSLPCLTFRTWTLGLVSCVLLAFVNQFLGYRENQITLSSVCIQILALPVGRAMAAILPTTPIKIPLTNWSFSMNPGPFNLKEHVLITIFANAGAGGVYAVGIVTIMRAFYHRGINIIAALLLSETTQLLGFGWAGLFRKYLVDSPYMWWPGNLVQVSLFRALHEEEKRPKGGVSRFQFFLIVVTCSFAYYVVPNVLFPSITAISVICLIWKKSVTAHQIGSGLHGLGVGSFGLDWSTIAGFLGSPLASPAFATFNILAGYIFLVYVIVPIAYWSNAYGSKNFPVYTSSLYDVYGKKYELDRVLDQKTFTLNVTEYEKYSNIRLSIMFAISYGLGFATLTATLAHVFLFNGSYILKQWRQTASKMHDNYLDIHGRLMKANYEAVPQWWFHIILVVVMALAIFTCEGFGKQLQLPYWGIFLAIAMAFVFTLPIGVILATANQEPGLNIITEMVIGYIMPGKPLANVVFKTYGYISMTQAHTFLADFKLGQYMKIPPKAMFFAQLVGTVVASAVYFGTAWWLLGTITSICDTSKLPEGSPWTCPGDAVFFSASIIWGVVGPLRMFGPESIYSSLNYFFLAGALAPFFVWLLSRFFPQKKWIKLINFPVLLGATAMMPPAHAVNYTSWFVVGIIFNYYVYNKYKNWWGRYTYVLSAGLDAGTAFMAVLAFFTLNNYNIYSVAWWGGDADDHCPLAQCPTAGSYVPEGCPSFQ; encoded by the exons ATGGCAGAGGAAAACTATGACAGCCCCATCGAGCAGGTAAGGCTCACAGTGCCGGCCACCGACGATCCAAGCCTGCCATGCTTGACCTTCCGAACATGGACGCTGGGGCTCGTCTCCTGCGTCCTGCTCGCCTTCGTCAACCAGTTCCTCGGCTACCGAGAGAACCAGATCACCCTGTCGTCGGTTTGCATTCAGATACTGGCGCTCCCCGTCGGCCGAGCCATGGCCGCCATCCTGCCCACCACGCCGATCAAGATCCCGCTCACCAACTGGTCTTTCTCCATGAATCCTGGGCCGTTCAACCTCAAGGAGCACGTGCTGATCACCATCTTTGCTAACGCCGGTGCTGGCGGTGTCTACGCAGTGGGCATTGTCACCATCATGAGGGCCTTTTACCATCGCGGCATCAACATCATCGCAGCGTTGCTGCTATCGGAAACAACCCAG TTGCTTGGATTCGGATGGGCCGGACTGTTCAGAAAGTACCTGGTGGATTCACCGTATATGTGGTGGCCGGGAAACCTCGTCCAAGTCTCCCTCTTCAG AGCACTGCATGAGGAAGAGAAGAGGCCCAAGGGTGGTGTGTCAAGATTCCAGTTCTTCTTGATAGTCGTCACCTGTAGCTTCGCTTACTACGTTGTTCCCAACGTGTTGTTCCCATCCATCACCGCGATCTCCGTGATTTGCCTGATCTGGAAGAAGTCCGTCACCGCGCATCAGATTGGTTCCGGCCTCCACGGGCTCGGCGTCGGGTCTTTCGGCCTCGACTGGTCCACCATCGCCGGCTTCCTGGGCAGTCCCCTGGCTTCACCAGCGTTTGCTACCTTCAACATATTAGCTGGTTACATCTTCCTCGTCTACGTCATCGTCCCCATCGCCTACTGGTCCAATGCGTACGGCTCTAAGAACTTCCCCGTGTATACGTCGTCCCTGTACGACGTCTACGGAAAAAAATACGAACTCGACCGTGTTCTCGATCAGAAGACGTTCACATTGAACGTCACTGAATACGAGAAATACAGCAATATCCGTCTCAGCATCATGTTCGCCATCTCCTACGGGCTCGGCTTTGCGACATTGACGGCCACTCTCGCCCATGTCTTCCTCTTCAATGGCTC GTACATCCTGAAACAATGGCGCCAAACTGCATCCAAGATGCACGATAATTACCTAGACATTCATGGGAGACTTATGAAGGCAAACTACGAGGCCGTCCCCCAATGGTGGTTCCATATTATTCTTGTCGTCGTCATGGCACTGGCCATCTTCACCTGCGAAGGATTCGGTAAGCAGCTGCAGCTGCCTTACTGGGGCATCTTCCTTGCGATCGCCATGGCTTTCGTTTTCACATTGCCCATCGGTGTCATTCTTGCAACCGCCAATCAG GAACCGGGACTGAACATTATCACAGAGATGGTGATAGGTTACATAATGCCAGGGAAGCCTTTGGCGAACGTCGTATTTAAGACgtatggatacattagcatgaccCAAGCTCATACGTTCCTCGCCGACTTCAAGTTGGGGCAGTACATGAAGATCCCTCCAAAGGCCATGTTTTTTGCCCAG CTGGTGGGAACCGTCGTCGCCTCTGCAGTCTACTTCGGGACGGCATGGTGGCTTCTCGGCACCATCACGTCCATCTGCGACACCAGCAAATTACCGGAGGGCAGCCCGTGGACGTGCCCCGGCGACGCAGTCTTCTTCAGCGCGTCCATCATCTGGGGAGTCGTTGGCCCGTTGCGCATGTTCGGCCCCGAGAGCATCTACTCCTCCCTCAACTACTTCTTCCTCGCCGGGGCGCTGGCGCCGTTCTTCGTCTGGCTTCTGTCGCGGTTCTTCCCCCAGAAGAAGTGGATCAAGCTTATCAACTTCCCGGTGCTCCTCGGAGCGACTGCCATGATGCCGCCCGCCCACGCAGTGAACTACACCTCCTGGTTCGTCGTCGGCATCATCTTCAACTATTACGTGTACAACAAGTACAAGAACTGGTGGGGGAGGTACACCTACGTGCTATCAGCCGGTTTGGATGCCGGGACGGCCTTCATGGCCGTGCTCGCTTTCTTCACCCTCAACAACTATAACATCTACTCCGTGGCATGGTGGGGAGGCGATGCCGACGACCACTGCCCTCTTGCTCAGTGTCCGACGGCGGGTTCCTACGTGCCCGAAGGCTGCCCATCCTTCCAATGA